The Flavobacterium johnsoniae UW101 genomic interval TTTTTCAGCTCCTAAAATGGTTCGGGCTTCGTCGATTTTCATGTCTGATAAACCAAGATGCACACCATCTGCATTAATCTGCTGTGCGAGATAAAGATTATCGTTTATAATAAAGCTGGCCAGATATTTTTCGCACAAAAGCTTTATTTCTTCTGCTAAAATGAAAGAGTCTTTTTCGGTTTGGTTTTTAAATCGCATTTGTATCCAATCGCATCCTGAGTCTAAAGCCTGATGAATATTGCGGACTTGGTCTTCGATTGTGTTTCCCTGTGAAATGTATTGCAGTTTATTGTACATAATGATATCCAATTAATGTTGATGTTGAACTCAGGTATTTTTCGATATAATTTTTAGCATTTTTGCAGGCTTCTTTTATAGTTTGATTATAAGCCAGATTAGAAGCAATAGCTGATGAAAGAACACACCCTGAACCATGTTTTTCAGAACATTCTTTTTCTGTTGGAAACAAATCGTAAATCTCATTTTTAAGAAACAAACGATCAGTTCCAATTTCAGTTTCATTGTGTCCGCCTTTCAATAAAATATTGACAGGGATCTTAATTTCTTTACAAAGCATTTTTGAAATAAACCCTGGAAATAAAATTTCGATTTCATGATAATTAGGAGTAATCAAATCAATTTTTGACAATATTTTATATAAATGAGAATAATCTTCAATTGTCATAAACTCAAATTTTGTTGTTGATTTTAAAACCGGATCCCAGATAATTTTAGTTGTGGGAGACAAATTTTTTATTGTCGAAATAATTTGATTCAAGTCATTTAAAGAAGAAACAATTCCGATTTTAACAGAGCTGATTTTATAACTGTTAAAGAGCGTTTCTATCGAACGAATAATAAAATCTGAATTAGTCCATTGAATTTCATGAAATACATTTTCTGTCTGAATTGTATTGGCTGTTGAAATACCAAAACCTGTTACTTTGTGCTGTTCAAATGTTTTGATATCAGCCAAAATCCCAGCACCTCCAGATGGATCTAAGCCTGCGATTGTAAGTACGAAAGGACGGTTTGCTGACATATTTTAAATTGTTTTACAGGATTTTCATTGTTCCAAATAGTTCCTAAAAGTGCCACATCATCAAAGCCATTTATAAGCGTTTTTGAAATGTTATCAGAG includes:
- a CDS encoding hydroxymethylpyrimidine/phosphomethylpyrimidine kinase, producing MSANRPFVLTIAGLDPSGGAGILADIKTFEQHKVTGFGISTANTIQTENVFHEIQWTNSDFIIRSIETLFNSYKISSVKIGIVSSLNDLNQIISTIKNLSPTTKIIWDPVLKSTTKFEFMTIEDYSHLYKILSKIDLITPNYHEIEILFPGFISKMLCKEIKIPVNILLKGGHNETEIGTDRLFLKNEIYDLFPTEKECSEKHGSGCVLSSAIASNLAYNQTIKEACKNAKNYIEKYLSSTSTLIGYHYVQ